A genomic segment from Flammeovirga pectinis encodes:
- a CDS encoding cytochrome ubiquinol oxidase subunit I has product MDVEILSRIQFAFTISFHYIYPPLSIGIGLMLVISEGMFLKTHKKKYEVLTRFWTKIFALTFGIGVATGIVMEFEFGTNWATYSRYVGDIFGSALAAEGIFAFALESSFLGILLFGWNKVSPKVHFISTLGVFLGSMFSAIWIVVANSWQQTPAGYHIVGEGMMAKAEITDFWEMVFNPSSVERILHVWVGAFLAGAFLYISVHAYYLVRDRHQEISKTGIKLGLIAATVFSLVQLFLGHLSADGVAKNQPAKLAAFEGHYYTEDPADLYLFGWVDQENKEVYGVKIPGGLSLLLYQTFDDKVTGLDKFAVEDQPSQVNAIFQFYHLMVGIGMLLIGLSLLGSFLLWRKQLFNHKWLLWIFVFAVILPQLANQFGWFAAEMGRQPWVVYGLLRTSDALSKAVSADQVLFSLIMFSLIYSLLLVLFIYLLNKKIKHGPEDAHLIDHRPHQQNINNFFTKD; this is encoded by the coding sequence ATGGACGTAGAAATCCTCTCTCGAATACAATTTGCTTTTACAATTTCATTCCATTATATCTATCCTCCTTTAAGTATTGGTATCGGTTTAATGCTCGTTATTTCCGAAGGAATGTTTTTAAAAACACACAAAAAAAAATATGAAGTCCTTACACGCTTCTGGACAAAAATATTTGCATTAACCTTTGGTATAGGCGTGGCTACAGGTATTGTAATGGAATTTGAATTTGGTACCAATTGGGCAACTTACTCCCGCTATGTTGGCGATATCTTTGGCTCTGCACTTGCAGCAGAGGGGATATTTGCTTTTGCATTAGAAAGTAGTTTTTTAGGTATATTATTATTTGGGTGGAACAAGGTTAGTCCTAAAGTTCATTTTATTTCTACTCTTGGTGTATTCTTAGGTTCTATGTTTTCTGCAATCTGGATTGTTGTAGCAAATAGTTGGCAGCAAACCCCTGCAGGTTATCATATTGTTGGAGAAGGCATGATGGCTAAAGCAGAGATTACAGATTTTTGGGAAATGGTTTTTAACCCGTCTAGTGTAGAGCGTATTTTACATGTTTGGGTGGGTGCTTTTCTTGCTGGTGCATTTTTATACATAAGTGTTCATGCCTATTATTTAGTAAGAGATAGACACCAAGAAATTTCTAAAACAGGAATTAAATTGGGCTTAATTGCAGCGACTGTCTTTTCTTTAGTGCAACTTTTTTTAGGTCATCTATCTGCGGATGGTGTTGCAAAAAATCAACCTGCAAAATTGGCTGCTTTTGAAGGACATTACTATACTGAAGACCCTGCCGATTTGTATTTATTTGGATGGGTAGATCAAGAAAATAAAGAAGTCTATGGTGTAAAAATTCCTGGAGGTCTTTCATTACTCCTCTACCAAACATTTGATGATAAAGTAACAGGATTAGATAAATTTGCAGTAGAAGATCAACCCAGTCAAGTAAATGCTATTTTCCAGTTTTACCATTTAATGGTAGGTATTGGAATGCTACTTATTGGGCTTTCGCTACTCGGTAGTTTTTTACTGTGGAGAAAGCAACTTTTTAACCACAAATGGTTATTGTGGATATTTGTATTTGCAGTAATATTACCTCAATTGGCAAATCAGTTTGGTTGGTTTGCTGCAGAAATGGGGAGACAACCCTGGGTTGTTTATGGTTTATTACGTACTTCTGATGCACTCTCTAAGGCTGTATCTGCAGATCAAGTACTTTTCTCATTAATAATGTTTTCATTAATCTACTCTCTCCTCTTGGTCTTGTTTATCTACCTTTTAAATAAGAAAATTAAACATGGTCCAGAAGATGCTCATTTGATAGATCATAGACCACATCAACAAAATATAAATAACTTTTTCACTAAAGATTAA
- a CDS encoding HdeD family acid-resistance protein, translating into MNHLSSALKYNIKHWYFPLISGLLLIGLGTWTVAHPLETFVSLSYLFSLTFLAVGISQMFTALDARKSQENWGWSFAGGMFTTILGVILITNPAMSLTTLPLYLGFYVLIKGLETIGKSIEYKDVSNSWGLLMFSGIVGLLLGFIIITNMTFASLTATFWFSLALFNAGISEFIVASKLKNIKEGMHSKK; encoded by the coding sequence ATGAATCATTTATCTAGTGCTTTAAAATACAACATTAAACATTGGTACTTTCCTTTAATTTCGGGTTTATTACTAATTGGTTTAGGTACATGGACAGTTGCTCATCCATTAGAAACTTTCGTTTCTTTATCTTATCTTTTTAGTCTTACATTTTTAGCCGTAGGTATTAGTCAAATGTTTACTGCATTAGATGCTAGAAAGTCTCAAGAAAATTGGGGTTGGAGTTTTGCAGGTGGTATGTTTACCACAATACTTGGTGTTATTTTAATTACTAACCCAGCAATGTCACTTACTACTTTACCTCTTTATTTAGGGTTCTATGTATTAATAAAAGGCTTAGAAACAATTGGTAAATCTATAGAATATAAAGATGTTTCTAATAGTTGGGGTCTATTAATGTTCTCTGGTATTGTAGGCCTTTTATTAGGTTTCATAATTATCACTAACATGACATTTGCTAGTTTAACTGCTACTTTCTGGTTTAGTCTAGCTTTATTTAATGCAGGTATCTCTGAATTTATAGTTGCAAGTAAATTGAAAAATATAAAAGAAGGAATGCATTCAAAAAAATAA
- a CDS encoding DUF6515 family protein encodes MNILRSSLSIILLGIFFLTNISFAQVRRVYPSHSATVIHHGPTYVNKGPTYIHRGPTVVHTGPTYVHRGPVVVAPHAYYGAPMYGPYWHPVGATVATIATTAIIVHAIDENNQKQDYYCDKGVYYEKQPSGNYKVVAAPIGSTLKTLPAGNVTLIVSGKTYYYFAGNYYQANPSGGFAVITAPQGAVVNALPEGTTTEIVNGVTYHVCNGIWYTTVPQTGSTANYAVTTPKN; translated from the coding sequence ATGAATATCCTCAGATCATCATTATCAATAATTTTACTTGGAATTTTCTTCCTTACAAATATTAGTTTTGCTCAAGTTAGAAGAGTCTATCCTTCACATAGTGCTACCGTAATACACCACGGTCCTACTTATGTAAACAAAGGACCAACTTATATTCATAGAGGGCCAACAGTAGTGCATACTGGACCAACTTACGTACATAGAGGACCAGTAGTTGTTGCTCCACATGCCTATTATGGTGCGCCAATGTATGGCCCATATTGGCACCCAGTTGGTGCAACTGTAGCCACTATTGCAACCACTGCAATAATTGTTCATGCAATAGACGAGAACAATCAGAAACAAGATTATTACTGCGATAAAGGTGTTTATTATGAAAAACAACCTAGTGGAAATTATAAAGTTGTAGCTGCTCCGATAGGATCAACATTAAAAACTTTACCTGCTGGAAATGTTACTTTAATTGTTAGTGGAAAAACGTATTATTACTTTGCCGGTAATTATTATCAAGCTAACCCAAGTGGTGGATTTGCTGTAATAACTGCTCCTCAAGGGGCTGTTGTAAATGCACTTCCAGAGGGCACAACAACAGAAATTGTAAATGGAGTTACTTACCATGTTTGTAATGGTATCTGGTATACAACTGTACCTCAAACTGGATCAACAGCAAATTATGCTGTTACTACTCCTAAAAATTAA
- the cydB gene encoding cytochrome d ubiquinol oxidase subunit II, whose protein sequence is METILGLDYPTLWFLVVGALFSGYGILDGFDLGAGAMHLFIRSDKNRRIALNAVGPVWDGNEVWLVIGGGTLFAGFPIFYATLFSAMYIPFMLFIFFIILRAISIEFRSKEEMKWWRNLWDFTYTLSSGMIAFLLGVVLGNVLQGFPLDEHFEAINPHLTMFLNPYAIIVGFTTLTLMMMHGAIYLSLKTEGKLFDHVVLMLEKCMIAFIIMYTIMSLYTLIFFPHLAERFKEYPVLFILPVLAVLSIANIPRLAKKQKYLSAFIFSSITFSLLLILVAVQLYPSLLIATNNPENTITIYNAAASQKALGIMLTIAAIGTPLVLTYTFIVYKVFWGKVKLDEHSY, encoded by the coding sequence ATGGAAACAATTTTAGGCTTAGACTATCCTACGCTATGGTTTTTAGTAGTGGGAGCTTTATTTTCAGGTTACGGAATTTTAGATGGTTTTGATTTAGGTGCAGGTGCAATGCACTTATTTATACGCAGTGATAAAAACAGACGTATTGCACTTAATGCAGTCGGCCCGGTTTGGGATGGAAACGAGGTATGGTTAGTAATTGGAGGCGGTACTTTGTTTGCTGGCTTTCCTATCTTTTATGCTACCTTGTTTTCTGCAATGTATATCCCTTTTATGTTGTTTATTTTCTTTATAATTCTAAGAGCAATATCTATTGAATTTAGGTCTAAAGAGGAAATGAAATGGTGGCGAAATTTATGGGATTTCACATATACACTTTCAAGTGGCATGATCGCCTTTTTATTAGGTGTTGTATTAGGAAACGTATTACAGGGTTTTCCTTTGGATGAGCATTTTGAAGCAATTAACCCTCATTTAACGATGTTCCTGAATCCCTATGCAATAATAGTTGGGTTCACAACACTTACTTTAATGATGATGCACGGTGCTATATATCTCTCTTTAAAAACAGAGGGCAAACTCTTTGATCATGTTGTATTGATGTTAGAGAAGTGTATGATTGCTTTTATAATAATGTACACAATTATGAGTTTGTACACGCTTATATTTTTCCCACACTTAGCGGAACGTTTTAAAGAATATCCAGTATTATTTATACTACCTGTTTTGGCCGTATTAAGTATTGCAAATATTCCACGTTTAGCCAAAAAGCAAAAGTATTTATCTGCATTTATATTCTCGTCAATCACTTTTAGCTTATTATTAATATTGGTAGCTGTACAACTCTACCCATCCTTATTGATTGCTACAAACAATCCAGAAAACACAATTACAATATACAATGCTGCGGCATCTCAAAAAGCATTAGGAATTATGCTTACTATTGCTGCCATCGGAACACCATTAGTTCTTACCTATACTTTTATTGTTTATAAAGTGTTTTGGGGAAAAGTAAAATTAGACGAGCATAGTTATTAA